The Pseudomonas kermanshahensis genome contains a region encoding:
- the zigA gene encoding zinc metallochaperone GTPase ZigA, whose translation MPNRLPVTVLSGFLGAGKSTLLNHVLRNRDNLRVAVIVNDMSEINIDASEVQRNVSLNRAEEKLVEMSNGCICCTLREDLLEEVARLAEAGRFDYLLIESTGISEPLPVAETFTFRDEQGRSLSDMARLDTMVTVVDGLNFMRDYQAADSLASRGETLGDDDERSISDLLIEQVEFADVLLLSKIDLISQHEREELMAILRSLNARAQIVPMVMGEVPLARILDTGLFDFDQAAQAPGWLQELRGEHVPETEEYGIASSTWQARRPLHPQRFFDFIHKPWSNGRLLRSKGFFWLASKYQEAGSWSQAGGMMRHGMAGRWWRFVPREQWPQDVDNAEAILKYWNEEAGDCRQELVFIGQNIDFEKLSTELESCLLTDAEMELGPMGWLRLPDPFGPWHEEAAA comes from the coding sequence ATGCCCAACCGTCTCCCCGTTACCGTGCTGTCTGGCTTTCTTGGTGCCGGCAAGAGCACCTTGCTCAACCATGTACTGCGTAACCGCGACAACCTGCGCGTCGCGGTGATCGTGAACGACATGAGTGAAATCAACATCGATGCCAGCGAGGTGCAACGCAACGTAAGCCTGAACCGCGCAGAAGAAAAACTCGTTGAGATGAGCAACGGCTGCATCTGCTGCACGCTGCGCGAAGACCTGCTCGAGGAAGTGGCGCGGTTAGCTGAAGCGGGGCGCTTCGATTATTTGCTGATCGAGTCCACCGGCATATCCGAGCCGCTACCGGTGGCCGAGACGTTCACCTTTCGCGATGAGCAGGGCCGCAGCCTGTCCGACATGGCCCGGCTGGACACCATGGTCACGGTGGTCGATGGCCTCAACTTCATGCGCGACTACCAGGCAGCGGACAGCCTGGCCAGCCGTGGCGAGACCCTGGGTGATGACGATGAGCGTTCAATCAGCGACCTGCTGATCGAGCAGGTCGAGTTCGCCGACGTGTTGCTGTTGAGCAAGATCGACTTGATCAGCCAGCACGAACGTGAAGAGCTTATGGCCATTTTGCGCAGCCTCAATGCCAGGGCGCAGATTGTGCCCATGGTGATGGGGGAGGTACCGCTGGCGCGCATCCTCGACACGGGCCTGTTCGACTTCGACCAGGCCGCACAAGCCCCCGGCTGGCTGCAGGAGTTGCGTGGCGAGCATGTGCCGGAAACCGAAGAGTACGGCATCGCCTCCAGCACCTGGCAAGCGAGGCGCCCACTTCATCCACAACGCTTTTTCGACTTTATCCACAAGCCCTGGAGCAACGGCAGGCTGCTGCGTTCGAAGGGTTTTTTCTGGCTGGCCAGCAAGTATCAGGAGGCCGGTAGCTGGTCTCAGGCAGGGGGCATGATGCGCCATGGCATGGCCGGTCGCTGGTGGCGATTCGTACCGCGTGAACAGTGGCCGCAGGATGTGGATAACGCCGAGGCGATACTGAAATACTGGAATGAGGAGGCGGGTGACTGCCGCCAGGAGTTGGTGTTCATCGGGCAGAATATCGACTTCGAAAAGTTATCCACAGAGCTTGAAAGCTGCCTGTTGACGGATGCAGAAATGGAATTGGGCCCGATGGGTTGGTTGCGTCTGCCCGATCCATTCGGCCCTTGGCATGAAGAGGCGGCAGCATGA
- a CDS encoding DUF1826 domain-containing protein — translation MNLARSPVDIFQVFGDSPQVLTEVLQDGVNLAVWRRRLPAQLEDFAQLVISLGQPLADQRVIDVDEQQMPALTGLLREAADLQGYESFVADVSWLVAAYTCLLGARRVGLRLRVLQGPMCPRFHVDHVPVRLLTSYAGPGSEWLKEGAVNRRGLQEDMPPVDNIQCLQAGEVALLKGEKWQGNEGAGLVHRSPSGRQGRLLLSLDWLA, via the coding sequence ATGAACCTCGCGCGTAGCCCTGTGGATATCTTTCAGGTGTTCGGTGATTCGCCTCAGGTGCTGACCGAGGTTTTGCAGGACGGCGTGAACCTGGCGGTATGGCGTCGGCGCTTGCCGGCCCAGCTGGAGGATTTTGCACAGCTGGTCATCAGCCTAGGCCAACCCTTGGCTGATCAGCGCGTAATCGATGTGGACGAACAGCAGATGCCGGCGTTGACCGGCCTGTTGCGCGAAGCTGCCGACCTGCAAGGCTATGAGAGCTTCGTCGCCGATGTCAGCTGGCTGGTGGCTGCCTATACCTGCCTGCTCGGCGCGCGCCGAGTGGGCCTGCGCCTGCGTGTGCTGCAAGGGCCGATGTGCCCGCGCTTCCATGTGGACCACGTGCCGGTGCGCTTGCTTACCAGCTATGCAGGCCCCGGTAGCGAGTGGCTGAAAGAAGGTGCAGTGAACCGGCGCGGGTTGCAGGAGGACATGCCACCTGTGGATAACATTCAGTGCCTGCAGGCAGGCGAAGTGGCCCTGCTCAAAGGCGAGAAGTGGCAGGGCAACGAGGGTGCTGGGTTGGTTCATCGCTCACCCTCCGGGCGCCAAGGGCGCTTGTTGCTCAGCCTTGACTGGCTGGCGTGA
- a CDS encoding CobW family GTP-binding protein: MLQNIPTHVIAGPLGAGKTTLIRHLLAQRPAGERWAVLINEFGLVGLDAALLSRDEDGIAIGEVAGGCLCCVNGMPFQVGLGRLLRKARPDRLFIEPSGLGHPLQLLAQLQQAPWVGVLTIQPFLMVVDAQKMLRDEPLPQAQLRAFEACTTVVFNKSEAVDEYHRLLITKKFPQKDMLWTSQGMLPISRLPISSTGAISPQDVDNRIVDNLVNTPATLWNKPNEPICSAQQGEGGWSIGWRWHPSQQFYPQRVLAFLHAWPWRRAKGVIHTGQGWQSFNGLDGLLPDWQPSDWRRDTRIELIFDHAQPQPALEAGLKECLMR, encoded by the coding sequence ATGTTGCAGAACATCCCTACCCACGTGATTGCCGGCCCACTGGGCGCCGGCAAGACCACGCTCATCCGTCATTTGCTGGCCCAACGCCCCGCCGGTGAGCGTTGGGCCGTGTTGATCAATGAGTTCGGCCTGGTGGGGCTCGATGCCGCCTTGCTTAGCCGCGACGAGGACGGCATCGCCATCGGTGAAGTCGCTGGGGGCTGCCTGTGCTGCGTCAATGGCATGCCGTTCCAGGTGGGTTTGGGCCGGCTGTTGCGCAAGGCCCGACCTGATCGATTGTTCATAGAGCCCTCCGGCCTAGGCCATCCGTTGCAGTTGCTCGCTCAACTTCAGCAAGCGCCTTGGGTTGGAGTGCTGACAATCCAGCCATTTCTCATGGTTGTGGATGCTCAGAAAATGCTCCGCGACGAGCCGCTTCCACAGGCTCAACTGCGCGCTTTCGAGGCCTGCACGACAGTGGTTTTCAACAAATCTGAGGCTGTGGATGAATATCATAGGTTGTTGATAACTAAGAAATTTCCACAAAAAGATATGCTTTGGACAAGCCAGGGAATGCTGCCCATTTCGCGGCTTCCGATTTCATCCACAGGAGCTATTTCGCCGCAAGATGTGGATAACAGGATTGTCGACAATCTGGTAAATACGCCTGCAACCCTATGGAATAAGCCCAATGAGCCGATCTGCAGTGCGCAGCAAGGGGAGGGAGGTTGGAGTATTGGCTGGCGCTGGCATCCCAGCCAGCAATTTTATCCACAACGCGTATTAGCGTTTTTGCACGCCTGGCCGTGGCGCCGCGCCAAGGGAGTTATCCACACAGGGCAAGGTTGGCAGTCTTTCAATGGGCTGGATGGGTTGCTACCGGACTGGCAGCCGAGCGACTGGCGCAGGGATACGCGCATCGAGCTGATTTTTGATCACGCTCAACCGCAGCCGGCCCTGGAGGCCGGCTTGAAGGAATGCCTTATGCGTTGA
- a CDS encoding DUF3301 domain-containing protein, producing MLTLENLFVLMLVATAGAWLWHNHGLREKALERVKQHCAKLDLELLDDAVALKRIAFVRDANGKKRLARIYAFEFTVTGEQRHPGTVTQFGAHSVQIELAPYPFEIKTPPRTDNVIEMQQWRQEHNRWR from the coding sequence ATGTTGACCCTGGAGAATCTCTTCGTCCTGATGCTGGTCGCCACGGCAGGCGCTTGGTTGTGGCACAACCATGGGTTGCGCGAGAAAGCCTTGGAGCGGGTCAAGCAGCATTGCGCCAAGCTAGACCTCGAACTGCTCGACGATGCCGTTGCCCTCAAGCGCATCGCTTTTGTCCGTGACGCCAACGGCAAAAAGCGCCTGGCGCGCATCTATGCCTTCGAGTTCACCGTGACGGGTGAGCAGCGTCACCCCGGCACCGTCACCCAGTTCGGCGCCCACAGCGTGCAGATCGAATTGGCGCCCTACCCGTTCGAGATCAAGACGCCACCGCGCACTGACAATGTGATAGAGATGCAGCAGTGGCGCCAAGAGCACAACCGCTGGCGCTGA
- the pdxY gene encoding pyridoxal kinase PdxY, whose protein sequence is MKRTPHLLAIQSHVVFGHAGNSAAVFPMQRIGVNVWPLNTVQFSNHTQYGQWAGDVLAPAQIPALVEGISNIGELGHCDAVLSGYLGSAEQGRAILAGVERIKGVNPKALYLCDPVMGHPEKGCIVPQEVSEFLLEEAAARADILCPNQLELDSFCGRRAQSLEDCVQMARSLLARGPRVVLVKHLAYPGRAEDQFEMLLVTAEDSWHLRRPLLAFPRQPVGVGDLTSGLFLARVLLGDTWLQAFEFTASAVHEVLLETQACASYELQLVRAQDRIAHPRVRFEAQRLAL, encoded by the coding sequence ATGAAACGTACCCCGCACCTGCTCGCCATCCAGTCACATGTGGTGTTCGGCCACGCCGGCAACAGCGCCGCGGTGTTTCCGATGCAGCGTATTGGGGTCAATGTCTGGCCGCTCAATACCGTGCAGTTTTCCAATCATACTCAGTATGGCCAGTGGGCAGGCGACGTGCTTGCTCCAGCGCAAATTCCTGCGTTGGTGGAAGGCATTTCCAACATCGGCGAGCTGGGCCACTGCGATGCGGTGCTTTCTGGCTACCTGGGCAGTGCCGAACAGGGGCGGGCGATCCTGGCGGGGGTCGAGCGCATCAAGGGCGTGAACCCCAAAGCGCTGTACCTGTGCGACCCGGTCATGGGCCACCCCGAGAAAGGCTGCATCGTGCCGCAGGAAGTGAGCGAGTTTCTGCTTGAAGAAGCGGCCGCCCGGGCCGACATCCTTTGCCCTAATCAGCTGGAGCTGGACAGTTTTTGTGGCCGCCGTGCGCAGTCGCTGGAAGATTGCGTGCAGATGGCGCGCAGCCTGCTCGCGCGCGGGCCGAGAGTGGTGCTGGTCAAGCACCTGGCGTATCCCGGGCGCGCCGAGGACCAGTTCGAGATGCTGTTGGTGACCGCCGAAGACAGCTGGCACCTGCGCCGCCCGCTGCTGGCTTTTCCGCGTCAGCCGGTGGGCGTGGGCGACCTGACGTCCGGCCTGTTCCTGGCCCGTGTGCTACTTGGCGACACGTGGCTGCAGGCGTTCGAGTTCACGGCCTCGGCAGTGCATGAAGTGCTGCTCGAAACCCAGGCCTGTGCCAGCTACGAGCTGCAGCTGGTGCGGGCCCAGGATCGTATCGCCCACCCGCGCGTGCGCTTCGAAGCGCAGCGCCTGGCGCTTTAA
- a CDS encoding acyl-CoA thioesterase → MEPGNAQLSMTVLMTPDMANFSGNVHGGTLLKYLDEVAYACASRYAGSYVVTLSVDQVIFREPVHVGELVTFLASVNYTGNTSMEVGIKVVTENIRERSVRHSNSCFFTMVAVDDNRRPVAVPPRQPHSSEEKRRFLQGQQRRQIRQELEKRYQDLKTDAV, encoded by the coding sequence ATGGAACCTGGAAACGCCCAGCTGAGCATGACCGTCCTGATGACCCCGGACATGGCCAACTTCTCCGGCAACGTGCATGGCGGCACCTTGCTCAAATACCTGGACGAAGTCGCCTATGCCTGTGCAAGCCGCTACGCCGGCAGCTACGTGGTGACCCTGTCGGTCGACCAGGTGATCTTCCGTGAACCCGTGCACGTGGGTGAACTGGTGACGTTCCTCGCATCGGTCAACTACACCGGCAACACCTCGATGGAGGTGGGCATCAAGGTGGTGACCGAAAACATCCGGGAACGCTCGGTACGCCATTCCAACAGCTGCTTCTTCACCATGGTGGCGGTCGATGACAACCGCCGCCCGGTAGCGGTGCCGCCGCGCCAACCGCACAGCAGCGAGGAGAAGCGCCGGTTCCTGCAGGGCCAGCAACGCCGGCAAATCCGCCAGGAGCTGGAAAAACGCTATCAGGACCTCAAGACCGACGCCGTTTAA
- a CDS encoding cation:proton antiporter — MHAISFIQDLAVIMLVAGVVTILFHRLKQPVVLGYIVAGFIIGPHTPPFGLIHDEDTIKTLAELGVIFLMFCLGLEFSLRKLFKVGATAFIAAFLEIVLMIWIGFEIGRWFGWNTMDSLFLGAILAISSTTIIVKALNDLKMKNERFAQLIFGVLIVEDILGIGIIALLSGIAVSGTVSSGEVFSTVGKLSLFMIVALVIGILLVPRLLAYVAKFESNEMLLITVLGLCFGFCLLVVKLEYSMVLGAFLIGAIMAESRQLLKIEQLIEPVRDLFSAIFFVAIGLMIDPQVLIDYAWPIVVITLAVVLGKMLSCGMGAFIAGNDGRTSLRVGMGLSQIGEFSFIIAALGMTLQVTSDFLYPVAVAVSAITTLLTPYLIRAADPLSLKLGKVVPSRLARVLSLYGEWLRNIQPQGEGAMLAAMIRRILLQVGVNLALVIAIFFTGGYFAGRIGNWLSEWFTDVSQQKAVIWGAALLLSLPFLIAAYRKLKALSMLLAEMGVKPEMAGRHTQRVRRVIAEVIPLLSLLVIFLLLSALSASILPTSELLLVIAVVAAVVVALLWRWFIRVHTRMQIALLETLENSRENSH, encoded by the coding sequence ATGCATGCCATCAGCTTCATCCAGGACCTGGCAGTGATCATGCTGGTTGCCGGGGTGGTCACGATTCTCTTCCACCGCCTCAAGCAACCCGTCGTGTTGGGCTATATCGTCGCCGGCTTCATCATCGGCCCACACACACCGCCGTTTGGCCTGATCCACGATGAAGACACCATCAAGACCCTCGCCGAGCTCGGGGTGATCTTCCTGATGTTCTGCTTGGGGCTCGAGTTCAGCCTGCGCAAGCTGTTCAAGGTCGGCGCCACAGCGTTTATCGCGGCGTTCCTGGAAATCGTGCTGATGATCTGGATCGGGTTCGAGATCGGTCGCTGGTTCGGTTGGAACACCATGGATTCGTTGTTCCTCGGCGCAATCCTGGCGATCTCCTCGACCACCATCATCGTCAAGGCGCTCAACGACCTGAAGATGAAGAACGAGCGCTTCGCTCAACTGATATTCGGCGTGCTGATCGTCGAGGATATCCTCGGTATCGGCATCATCGCCTTGCTCTCGGGCATCGCCGTCAGCGGCACGGTCAGTTCTGGCGAGGTGTTTTCCACGGTCGGCAAGCTGTCGCTGTTCATGATTGTCGCGCTGGTCATCGGCATCTTGCTGGTGCCGCGGCTGTTGGCCTATGTGGCGAAATTCGAAAGCAACGAGATGTTGCTGATTACCGTGTTGGGCCTGTGTTTCGGGTTCTGCCTGCTGGTGGTGAAGCTGGAGTACAGCATGGTCCTGGGCGCCTTCCTGATTGGCGCGATCATGGCCGAGTCGCGCCAACTGCTGAAGATTGAGCAACTGATCGAGCCGGTACGTGACCTGTTCAGCGCCATTTTCTTTGTCGCCATCGGCCTGATGATCGACCCTCAGGTACTGATCGACTACGCCTGGCCGATCGTGGTCATCACCTTGGCGGTAGTACTTGGCAAGATGCTGTCCTGTGGCATGGGGGCGTTTATCGCGGGCAATGATGGCCGCACTTCGTTGCGTGTCGGCATGGGGCTTTCGCAGATCGGCGAGTTCTCGTTCATCATCGCCGCGCTGGGCATGACCCTGCAGGTCACCAGCGATTTTCTTTATCCGGTGGCGGTTGCTGTTTCGGCCATTACCACACTGCTGACGCCTTATCTGATCCGTGCGGCCGACCCCCTGTCATTGAAGCTGGGTAAGGTGGTGCCGAGCCGTCTGGCGCGTGTGCTGTCGCTGTATGGCGAATGGCTGCGCAACATTCAGCCGCAAGGTGAGGGTGCCATGCTGGCAGCCATGATCCGCCGCATCCTGTTGCAGGTTGGCGTTAACTTGGCACTGGTGATTGCCATCTTCTTCACCGGTGGTTACTTCGCTGGGCGCATTGGCAATTGGCTCAGTGAGTGGTTCACCGATGTCAGCCAGCAAAAGGCGGTGATCTGGGGGGCGGCATTGCTGCTGTCGCTGCCGTTCCTGATTGCGGCCTATCGCAAGCTCAAGGCGCTGTCGATGCTGCTGGCGGAAATGGGCGTTAAGCCTGAAATGGCGGGGCGTCACACCCAGCGTGTGCGTCGTGTGATTGCCGAGGTGATCCCGCTGCTGTCGCTGCTGGTGATCTTCCTGCTGTTGTCGGCGCTGTCGGCGAGCATCCTGCCCACCAGTGAACTGCTATTGGTCATTGCGGTGGTGGCGGCAGTGGTGGTGGCTTTACTGTGGCGTTGGTTTATCCGCGTGCACACGCGCATGCAGATTGCCTTGCTAGAGACGCTGGAGAACAGCCGCGAGAATTCGCACTGA
- a CDS encoding SMI1/KNR4 family protein, translating to MEEVIEQLREANEPVPVPLELPDEDQLVEIEEQLFINIPFVFKEFLLTVSDVVYGSLEPVTVTDPQSHTYLPDVASNAWDAGVPRELIPICQDGDNYYCVEEDGTVVLWDAEEEIVLEDSWESVWHWARDVWLES from the coding sequence GTGGAAGAAGTGATCGAACAACTCCGTGAAGCCAATGAACCGGTACCGGTACCTTTGGAGCTTCCCGATGAAGATCAGCTGGTAGAAATCGAAGAGCAGCTGTTCATCAACATTCCCTTCGTGTTCAAGGAGTTTCTGCTGACCGTCAGTGATGTGGTCTACGGCTCCCTGGAACCGGTCACGGTTACCGACCCACAGTCGCATACCTACCTGCCAGATGTTGCATCCAATGCCTGGGATGCCGGCGTGCCGCGCGAACTGATCCCGATCTGCCAGGACGGTGATAACTATTACTGCGTGGAAGAAGACGGCACTGTCGTGCTGTGGGACGCCGAAGAAGAAATCGTCCTTGAAGACAGCTGGGAGTCGGTCTGGCACTGGGCGCGGGACGTCTGGCTGGAAAGCTGA
- a CDS encoding Tim44 domain-containing protein, with protein MQRFLSIALALCVGLTLSLDANAKRFGGGKSSGSAPIHQTRQATPTTPAAAPTAPGRAPAAASGASRWLGPLAGLAAGGLLASMFMGDGFQGMQIMDFLIMGLIAFLVFRFIAARRRQQQPQMAAPGHAPFQREAHAQPAQPSVFGGSAAPAAAAAPVINAPAWFNEQSFLAAAQSHFQSLQQHWDANEMDKIAEFVTPQMLEFLKRERAELGDGFQATYIDNLEVQLDGVDDRADRTDATLTFRGVSKTSRFDQGEVFSESWHMVRAQGENQPWLVAGIRQNG; from the coding sequence ATGCAACGTTTTCTTAGCATCGCTCTGGCGCTCTGCGTCGGCTTGACGCTGAGCCTGGACGCCAACGCCAAGCGGTTCGGCGGCGGCAAGAGCTCGGGCTCCGCGCCTATTCACCAGACCCGTCAGGCCACGCCAACCACGCCTGCCGCCGCGCCGACCGCGCCAGGCCGTGCACCGGCTGCCGCCAGCGGTGCTTCGCGCTGGCTGGGCCCACTGGCCGGCCTCGCCGCCGGTGGCCTGCTGGCCTCCATGTTCATGGGTGACGGCTTCCAGGGCATGCAGATCATGGACTTCCTGATCATGGGCCTGATCGCCTTCCTGGTGTTCCGCTTCATTGCCGCGCGTCGCCGCCAGCAGCAGCCGCAAATGGCCGCACCGGGCCATGCGCCGTTCCAGCGTGAAGCCCACGCACAGCCTGCCCAGCCGTCGGTCTTCGGTGGCTCGGCCGCACCTGCCGCTGCAGCCGCTCCGGTGATCAACGCACCGGCCTGGTTCAACGAGCAGAGCTTCCTGGCTGCCGCGCAAAGCCACTTCCAGTCGCTGCAGCAGCACTGGGATGCCAACGAGATGGACAAGATCGCCGAGTTCGTCACGCCGCAGATGCTCGAGTTCCTCAAGCGCGAACGTGCCGAGTTGGGTGATGGCTTCCAGGCCACCTACATCGACAACCTCGAAGTGCAGCTGGACGGTGTAGACGACCGCGCCGACCGTACCGACGCCACCCTGACCTTCCGTGGCGTGTCGAAGACCTCGCGCTTCGACCAGGGCGAAGTGTTCAGCGAAAGCTGGCACATGGTTCGCGCCCAGGGCGAGAACCAGCCTTGGCTGGTCGCCGGTATCCGTCAAAACGGCTAA
- the uvrD gene encoding DNA helicase II — MRTDDLSLLLNSLNDAQRQAVAASLGRQLVLAGAGSGKTRVLVHRIAWLIQVEQASPHSILSVTFTNKAAAEMRQRIEQLLGINPAGMWVGTFHGLAHRLLRAHWQEARLVQNFQILDSDDQQRLVKRVMRELGLDEQKWPARQAQWFINGQKDEGLRPQHIQPGGDLFLSTMRDVYTAYEQACERAGVIDFSELLLRALDLWRDHPGLLEHYQRRFRHVLVDEFQDTNAVQYAWLRLLARGGDSLMAVGDDDQSIYGWRGAKIENIHQYTADFPDAEMIRLEQNYRSTGGILKAANALIANNSGRLGKELWTDMGEGEPLTLYAAYNEHDEARYVVETIESLIKQGNARNEIAILYRSNAQSRVLEEALLRERIPYRIYGGQRFFERAEIKNAMAYLRLLEGRGNDAALERVINVPPRGIGEKTVEAIRDHARHSQLSMWEAMCQLIAAKALKGRAASALGAFIELIEGLAAKVVDMPLHTMTQVTIEQSGLILYHQEEKGEKGQARVENLEELVSAARNFESSDEDADLSPLSAFLGHASLEAGDTQADEHEDSIQLMTLHSAKGLEFPYVFLVGMEEGLFPHKMSLEEPGRLEEERRLAYVGITRAMRQLVMTYAETRRLYGSETYNKVSRFVREIPAGLVQEVRLSNSVSRPFGGAKATTSNLFANANIPQTAFNLGQRVQHAVFGEGVILNFEGSGAQARVQVNFAEGSKWLMLGYAKLEAV, encoded by the coding sequence ATGCGCACAGATGACCTCTCCCTCCTGCTGAACTCCCTCAATGACGCCCAACGCCAGGCCGTAGCCGCCTCGCTCGGGCGTCAACTGGTGCTTGCCGGCGCCGGTTCCGGTAAAACCCGCGTGCTGGTGCACCGCATCGCCTGGCTGATCCAGGTCGAGCAGGCCTCGCCGCACTCGATCTTGTCGGTGACCTTCACCAACAAGGCCGCGGCAGAAATGCGCCAGCGGATCGAGCAGTTGCTGGGGATAAACCCGGCGGGCATGTGGGTGGGCACGTTCCACGGCCTGGCCCATCGCCTGCTGCGCGCGCACTGGCAGGAAGCCCGGCTGGTGCAGAACTTCCAGATTCTCGACAGCGATGACCAGCAGCGCCTGGTCAAGCGGGTGATGCGCGAGCTTGGCCTCGATGAGCAGAAGTGGCCAGCACGCCAGGCGCAGTGGTTCATCAACGGGCAGAAAGACGAAGGCCTGCGCCCCCAGCATATCCAGCCCGGCGGTGACCTGTTCCTGTCGACCATGCGCGACGTCTACACCGCCTACGAACAGGCCTGTGAGCGCGCCGGGGTCATCGACTTCTCCGAGCTGCTGTTGCGTGCCCTGGACCTGTGGCGCGATCACCCTGGCCTGCTGGAGCATTACCAGCGGCGCTTCCGCCATGTGCTGGTGGACGAGTTCCAGGACACCAACGCCGTGCAGTACGCCTGGTTGCGCCTGCTCGCGCGCGGTGGCGACAGCCTGATGGCGGTGGGTGACGACGACCAGTCAATCTACGGCTGGCGCGGCGCCAAGATCGAAAACATCCACCAGTACACAGCCGACTTCCCCGACGCCGAGATGATCCGCCTGGAGCAGAACTACCGCTCCACCGGCGGCATCCTCAAGGCCGCCAACGCCTTGATCGCCAACAACAGCGGGCGCCTGGGCAAAGAGCTGTGGACCGACATGGGCGAAGGCGAACCGCTGACCCTGTACGCGGCCTACAACGAACACGATGAAGCGCGCTACGTGGTGGAAACCATCGAGAGCCTGATCAAGCAAGGCAATGCGCGCAACGAAATCGCCATTCTGTACCGCTCCAACGCCCAGTCGCGGGTACTGGAAGAAGCCCTGCTGCGCGAACGCATTCCGTACCGCATCTACGGCGGCCAGCGCTTCTTCGAACGTGCCGAAATCAAGAACGCCATGGCCTACCTGCGCCTGCTCGAAGGCCGTGGCAACGATGCAGCGCTGGAGCGGGTCATCAACGTGCCACCGCGCGGTATCGGCGAGAAAACCGTCGAAGCCATCCGCGACCACGCCCGCCACAGCCAGCTGTCGATGTGGGAGGCGATGTGCCAATTGATCGCCGCCAAAGCCCTCAAGGGCCGCGCCGCCAGCGCCCTGGGAGCGTTCATCGAGTTGATCGAGGGCTTGGCCGCCAAGGTTGTGGACATGCCACTGCATACCATGACCCAAGTCACCATCGAACAGTCCGGCCTGATCCTCTATCACCAGGAAGAAAAGGGTGAAAAGGGCCAGGCACGGGTAGAAAACCTTGAGGAACTGGTCAGCGCTGCGCGCAACTTCGAGTCCAGCGACGAAGACGCCGACCTCTCGCCGCTCTCCGCCTTCCTTGGCCATGCATCGCTCGAAGCGGGCGATACCCAGGCCGACGAGCATGAAGACAGCATTCAGCTGATGACCTTGCACAGCGCCAAAGGCCTGGAATTCCCCTACGTGTTCCTGGTGGGCATGGAAGAAGGCCTGTTCCCGCACAAGATGAGCCTGGAAGAGCCTGGCCGCCTTGAAGAGGAACGCCGCCTGGCCTACGTGGGCATTACCCGCGCCATGCGCCAGCTGGTCATGACCTACGCCGAGACACGTCGCCTGTATGGCAGCGAGACCTACAACAAGGTGTCGCGTTTCGTACGCGAAATTCCGGCAGGCCTGGTCCAGGAAGTGCGCCTGTCCAACAGTGTCAGCCGCCCGTTCGGCGGGGCGAAGGCCACCACCAGCAACCTGTTCGCCAATGCCAACATTCCGCAAACCGCCTTCAATCTCGGGCAGCGGGTGCAGCATGCGGTGTTCGGCGAAGGGGTTATCCTCAACTTCGAAGGCTCTGGCGCCCAGGCCCGTGTGCAGGTGAATTTTGCCGAAGGCAGCAAGTGGCTGATGCTGGGGTACGCCAAGCTCGAGGCGGTGTAG